Below is a genomic region from Candidatus Margulisiibacteriota bacterium.
AATCTTTATCCAAAAACACCAAGCCTTACTTTGGCGCTATCAGCAGCGTTGTCAACGCGCTGGGCTACAAATTAACCGTGGTTCCGCAGCGCGCCTAAAGTTTGCCGCCGGCCGCAACGCGCCAAAAAAATAATCCCAGCCTGATTTATGCTATAATATAAGAACTACTATTTTTGGGGGTTTGGATGTTTTCGAGATTCACAGAAAAAGCGATACAGATCATCATTACCGCGCAGGAAGCGGCGCGGGAGTTTTCCAGCGAGTCGCTGGGCACCGATCATTTACTGCTGTCCCTGCTGGAGTCCGCCGACAAAAATGACATTATCAACAAAGTGCTGGCCAAAATAAATATCAACCGCGGCGAATTGATCGACGATTTGGAGGAGATAATTTCCAACAAAGCCAAGCCGGTCGTGCCGGACAATATCCCGTTTACGCCGCAGGTCAAACGTGCGCTTGGTTACGCCTGGGAAGAGGCGCGGCAGCTGGGACATTCTTCGGTGAGCGTGGAGCATCTTTTTCTGGCCTTGCTGCGCGATCCGGACAGCGTGGTGGCCAAAGTGCTGGGTGCGCGCAATGTCGCTCTAATGGTTGCGAAAAACGCCGTGCTGAGCCTGCTGGGGCCGGAGGTTAAAACCAGCGGCACGGAATACAAAAAACCCGTGGACACTCCGCTGCTCAATGAGTTTGCGCGCGACCTGACCAATCTAGCCCTGAATAACAAACTCGATCCGGTGGTCGGCCGTGAGCGCGAGATCGAGCGCATCGTGCAGATCTTGAGCCGCCGCACTAAAAATAATCCAGTCTTGACCGGCGATGCCGGCGTGGGCAAAACCGCGATCGTCGAAGGGCTGGCGCAGCGCATTCTGCAGAAAGAAGTGCCCAAAAATTTGCTCGGCAAGCGCGTGGTGACTTTGGATCTGGGTTTGATCGTTGCCGGCACAAAATACCGCGGTGAATTTGAAGACCGCATGAAAAAATTACTGGCCGAGGTCAAAAAAGCCGGCAATGTGATCATGTTCGTTGATGAACTGCACACGATGGTCGGCACTGGTTCCACCGAGGGTTCGCTTGATGTGGCCAACATGTTCAAGCCGGCGATGGCGCGCGGTGAAGTGCAGATCATTGGCGCGACGACGCTCGATGAGTACCGCAAGTATATAGAAGACGATTCCGCGCTGGAGCGGCGTTTTCAGTCCGTGTTGGTCGATCCGCCGAGCAGCGAGGAGACTTTGAAAATTTTGCAGGGCATTATCGGCCGTTACGAGGAATACCACGAAGTAAAATTTTCGCTGGAATCGCTGGAAGCAGCGGTGAGCCTTTCGGTGCGCTACATCACCGACCGGCAGCTGCCTGACAAAGCGATCGATCTGATCGACGAGGCGGCGGCGCGCGTGATACTCAAAGGCAAAAAAACCGTGGTCAGCGCCGAAGATATTGCCGAGATCGTGGCGCTCTGGAAAGGTATTCCGGTCACGCAGGTCTCCAAAAACGAGGCGGAGCGTCTGCTGACTATGGAAGCGGAATTAAAAAAACGCATCATCGGTCAGGACGAGGCGATTGCCGCACTGGTCAAGGCGATCAAGCGCGGCAAGGCCGGCCTCAAGGACCCCAAGCGGCCGATCGGCTCATTTATTTTTTTAGGCGCGTCCGGTGTGGGCAAGACCGAGCTGGCCAAAGCGCTGGCGGAATTCATGTTCGGCCAGCAGGAAAATATGGTGCGTATCGATATGTCCGAGTACACGGAGAAACACACCGTGTCGCGGCTGGTCGGCGCGCCGCCCGGCTATATCGGCCACGACGAGGGCGGGCAGTTGACCGAGCCGGTGCGCCGCCGTCCGTATTCTGTGGTGCTTTTTGACGAGATCGAAAAAGCCGCGACAGAAGTGCACAATATTCTCCTGCAGATCATGGATGACGGAATTTTGACGGACAGCAACGGTCGCAAGGTGGATTTCAAAAACACCATTGTGATCATGACTTCCAATGTCGGCACGCAGGCGCTGAAAAAAGATACAACTTTCGGCTTCATCGCCGGCGATGACCGCAGCAAGAGAAGCTATGAAAAGATCAAAGAGACGGTGCTGGGCGAATTGAAAAACGCTTTCCCGCCGGAGTTTTTAAACCGCCTTGACGACACGATAGTCTTCCGTATGCTGGATAAAGACGATCTGCAAAAGATCGTCCGGATCATGCTGGCGGATTTAAATAAGCGTTTGACCAATCACAATCTGACGCTGGAGATTTCCGACGCGGCGGCGGACTTTTTAGTGGAAAAAGGCTTTGTGGAAAATCAGGGCGCGCGGCCGCTACGGCGCATTATTCAGGATCAGGTGGAAAACGCGCTGGCCGATAAACTGCTGTCCCGCGAAATCGCCGAGAATAGCAATGTCAGCATTGACGCGCAAGATAAGGTCTTGATCTTTACGGCCGGAAAAAAAGTATCCCGTCCCCGCCGCAAAAAACTGGCGCCGGCGTGATCAGGTAAGTTTTCCTCGGGCATTGCGGAGTTTTAAAACATTCAGCAGAAAAGCCTGCTCGGGCAGTTTGAGCTTGTCGATCTCTTTAAGAATGTTGAATTTAAGAGAGCTGACTTTGGCCGCGGAGTTTTGTTTGGGCAGATCATTGAGAAAATACTCCGGCCGCACATTTAAGCCGTCGGCGATCTTGAGCAAGGTCTCTAGTCTGGGTGTTTTCTTGCCGCGGACGATGTAATAAAAATTAGAATATTCCAACCCCATATTCAGCGCGGCTGTCTCGGTGGTCAGACCCTGCCGCCGCATTAAGTCGCGGATCCTGGTGGCGATCAACTGGCGCAAAGGAGCGCTGAGGCCGGAATTGTTTTTGAACATAGATACCTTCCCCTTTATGGTATATTGTTTGGTCAAATATATTTATTGACATTAGTCAAAAAGTAGTGTATACTTTGGTCAAGTACTTACAGAGGGGGGATTATGGCAAACGCTTACACAGATAATTACGACGGTATAGCAACAGGGCAACCGCTGTCAGCGCAAAAAATGACAAACGCGCTGAATACCAAAGAAAACGTGGTAAATAAAAAGGATACTTTAAGCAGCAGCTCAACGGAGTATCCTTCAGCGAAAGCGGTCTACGACAGCCTGAATGAAAAAGACAGCGGCGCGGTGCACAAAGCCGGAGCGGAAACAATAACCGGCGTTAAGACATTCGGCGCGGCTGATCTGGTGGCCGAGCCAAAATTGGGCATGGCTAAAACGACTGACGCCGCCAATGACGGCACAAAATTCGCCACCGAAGCGCAGGTGTATGCTGTGAAA
It encodes:
- a CDS encoding ATP-dependent Clp protease ATP-binding subunit; translation: MFSRFTEKAIQIIITAQEAAREFSSESLGTDHLLLSLLESADKNDIINKVLAKININRGELIDDLEEIISNKAKPVVPDNIPFTPQVKRALGYAWEEARQLGHSSVSVEHLFLALLRDPDSVVAKVLGARNVALMVAKNAVLSLLGPEVKTSGTEYKKPVDTPLLNEFARDLTNLALNNKLDPVVGREREIERIVQILSRRTKNNPVLTGDAGVGKTAIVEGLAQRILQKEVPKNLLGKRVVTLDLGLIVAGTKYRGEFEDRMKKLLAEVKKAGNVIMFVDELHTMVGTGSTEGSLDVANMFKPAMARGEVQIIGATTLDEYRKYIEDDSALERRFQSVLVDPPSSEETLKILQGIIGRYEEYHEVKFSLESLEAAVSLSVRYITDRQLPDKAIDLIDEAAARVILKGKKTVVSAEDIAEIVALWKGIPVTQVSKNEAERLLTMEAELKKRIIGQDEAIAALVKAIKRGKAGLKDPKRPIGSFIFLGASGVGKTELAKALAEFMFGQQENMVRIDMSEYTEKHTVSRLVGAPPGYIGHDEGGQLTEPVRRRPYSVVLFDEIEKAATEVHNILLQIMDDGILTDSNGRKVDFKNTIVIMTSNVGTQALKKDTTFGFIAGDDRSKRSYEKIKETVLGELKNAFPPEFLNRLDDTIVFRMLDKDDLQKIVRIMLADLNKRLTNHNLTLEISDAAADFLVEKGFVENQGARPLRRIIQDQVENALADKLLSREIAENSNVSIDAQDKVLIFTAGKKVSRPRRKKLAPA
- a CDS encoding helix-turn-helix domain-containing protein, which produces MFKNNSGLSAPLRQLIATRIRDLMRRQGLTTETAALNMGLEYSNFYYIVRGKKTPRLETLLKIADGLNVRPEYFLNDLPKQNSAAKVSSLKFNILKEIDKLKLPEQAFLLNVLKLRNARGKLT